A genomic segment from Vibrio panuliri encodes:
- a CDS encoding BamA/TamA family outer membrane protein has product MILKRLSIVAYSALLVSPNVFAQESEESGWVDKLLTQLGSSETVDESKLIDWGVLPGPFVNPEQGFGIGVAAVGLYTPYDWQKGDPYSTLTVTSYASTSGSYGLGVNNRTYLDNDKVRLLGEAWISHTPGYYWGIGSASAENDQYKVQYEARRLQVNPKIAFEVLPNTYLKAGWQWQSYSEVKGVDGDVLPVELVDATASGSVLGFEYDTRDFEPNPMHGQFIDFEWIANRDSFGSDSDYDNVIANLRHYQPWSDSTIIAMEVYSQSIIGDAPWFDYAQLGDDQRMRGYYQGQYRDKHQLSTQVEVRHTFSGRHGMVAWLGMGNVAPSYSQLFETDWLPSVGVGYRFAFKARINVRVDLAVGQDSTGFYFQINEAF; this is encoded by the coding sequence ATGATATTGAAACGTTTGTCTATTGTCGCTTATTCGGCCCTACTTGTATCACCAAACGTATTTGCTCAAGAGAGCGAAGAATCTGGCTGGGTGGATAAGCTATTAACCCAGCTCGGTTCAAGCGAGACGGTAGATGAGTCCAAACTGATCGATTGGGGGGTATTGCCAGGTCCATTTGTTAACCCTGAACAAGGGTTTGGCATCGGTGTGGCTGCTGTCGGTCTTTACACTCCGTACGATTGGCAAAAAGGCGACCCATATTCGACGCTAACTGTGACGTCATACGCCTCAACTTCAGGCTCGTATGGCTTGGGTGTCAATAACCGTACTTATTTAGATAATGACAAAGTTCGTCTACTTGGTGAAGCGTGGATTAGTCATACACCCGGTTATTACTGGGGTATTGGCAGCGCATCGGCAGAAAACGATCAGTACAAAGTGCAATATGAAGCACGCCGTTTACAGGTCAATCCCAAGATTGCTTTTGAAGTCTTGCCAAACACTTACCTTAAAGCCGGTTGGCAATGGCAGTCATACAGCGAGGTTAAGGGTGTTGATGGTGATGTGCTTCCTGTCGAGCTGGTAGACGCAACAGCCAGTGGTAGTGTTTTGGGTTTTGAATACGATACACGAGATTTCGAACCTAACCCTATGCATGGGCAGTTTATTGATTTTGAGTGGATTGCGAATCGAGACAGTTTTGGCAGCGATAGTGATTACGACAACGTGATTGCCAATCTACGTCATTACCAACCTTGGTCTGACTCAACCATCATCGCAATGGAAGTTTACTCGCAATCGATTATTGGCGATGCGCCGTGGTTTGACTACGCCCAATTGGGGGATGACCAGCGGATGCGAGGCTATTACCAAGGCCAGTATCGCGACAAACATCAACTCTCTACTCAAGTAGAAGTGAGACATACCTTTTCTGGTCGTCACGGTATGGTCGCTTGGCTCGGCATGGGTAATGTGGCGCCATCTTATAGCCAATTATTTGAAACGGACTGGTTGCCTTCAGTGGGCGTCGGGTATCGTTTTGCATTTAAAGCGCGCATTAATGTGCGCGTAGATTTGGCAGTAGGCCAAGATAGCACGGGGTTTTATTTTCAAATAAACGAAGCATTCTAA
- a CDS encoding DUF4056 domain-containing protein, with the protein MKKLAVILLSLASFGVYAEELQAPVGVRPCCAFGMDLKAQLGRVPVPFFSLENILAADEIGEHKYNDGSESVSGSLLGFNDEVNGIIFTQLGGFIDTAHVRDTADYTYYLFHLNQQHLGQSAQVDLPAELRIRTIRWHSQPAALTPQEQIEYSAKAAALTAYRLAQWHEIAQWFGMVSVSGFKEYASAFSSEDLYSNMLGAQLARDILLEQPEVCEEGFEQAMDHAFHQALQALKVQPKSVTREKMSQLDGVWWDSSRRLPDKWVVLYRDYHLGLALKPNYPTSSHVLSLAPNFANNDAIEDWVELELHADKQERAFSQLPEHLTQMPIWRADQFQTMADFARESDRETHPHR; encoded by the coding sequence ATGAAAAAGTTAGCAGTTATCTTACTCAGTTTAGCCAGTTTTGGTGTTTATGCTGAAGAGCTACAAGCACCTGTTGGTGTGAGGCCATGTTGTGCGTTTGGCATGGATCTTAAAGCCCAGCTTGGACGAGTTCCTGTTCCCTTTTTCTCTCTCGAAAACATCTTAGCCGCGGATGAAATTGGCGAGCACAAATACAATGATGGTAGTGAGTCAGTCTCTGGCAGTTTGCTTGGTTTTAACGATGAGGTAAACGGCATAATCTTCACTCAATTGGGTGGCTTTATCGATACCGCGCATGTACGTGATACGGCCGATTATACTTACTATTTGTTCCATCTTAATCAGCAACACCTGGGGCAGTCTGCTCAAGTTGACTTGCCAGCAGAACTTCGCATTCGCACCATTCGTTGGCATTCACAACCGGCGGCACTCACCCCGCAAGAGCAAATTGAATATAGTGCCAAGGCGGCGGCGCTTACCGCTTATCGCTTGGCTCAGTGGCATGAGATTGCTCAGTGGTTTGGCATGGTTTCGGTGAGTGGCTTTAAAGAGTACGCCTCAGCATTTTCCTCTGAAGATCTCTACTCCAATATGCTGGGTGCTCAACTTGCTCGCGACATATTGCTTGAGCAACCAGAAGTGTGTGAAGAGGGTTTTGAGCAAGCGATGGACCATGCTTTTCACCAAGCTCTGCAAGCGTTAAAGGTCCAGCCTAAATCGGTAACAAGAGAAAAAATGTCGCAACTTGATGGTGTTTGGTGGGATAGCAGTCGTCGCCTACCAGATAAGTGGGTGGTGCTATATCGAGATTATCATTTAGGGTTGGCACTAAAACCTAACTATCCAACATCAAGCCATGTGCTTAGTCTGGCGCCAAATTTTGCCAATAACGATGCGATAGAAGATTGGGTTGAGTTGGAACTGCACGCCGACAAACAAGAGCGTGCATTTTCTCAATTGCCAGAGCACTTAACACAAATGCCCATTTGGCGTGCAGATCAGTTTCAAACCATGGCCGATTTTGCTCGCGAGAGCGACCGAGAAACACATCCACATCGATAG
- a CDS encoding phosphatase yields MNIVVDTHTHTLASGHAYSTIMENAAAAQRKGLQLLCNTDHAPKMPGAPHYWFFHNQIVLPRFLHEVGIIRGVEANTLNTQGEIDLFDDSFKYLDWIMASFHEPVFRPASEKEHTEALLNVIKNGKVDALGHLGNPNFKFDIETVLQCAKEHNVAIEVNNSSLTGRSRIGSDVRCDEIVRIGKEIGVYFTTGSDAHFCEDIANLDHAITLLDKYQVEPEKVITSTTSRFLNFLLLRGKPRIVEFEHLYS; encoded by the coding sequence ATGAACATTGTGGTCGATACTCACACCCACACACTCGCGAGTGGTCACGCCTATAGCACTATTATGGAAAACGCTGCGGCTGCGCAACGCAAAGGGCTGCAACTCCTCTGCAACACCGACCACGCTCCGAAGATGCCAGGCGCGCCACACTATTGGTTCTTCCATAATCAAATTGTTTTGCCTCGTTTTCTGCACGAGGTGGGGATCATTCGCGGCGTTGAAGCCAATACGCTCAACACCCAAGGTGAAATCGATCTATTTGATGACTCATTTAAGTACTTAGATTGGATCATGGCGAGTTTCCATGAGCCAGTATTTCGCCCTGCAAGCGAAAAAGAGCATACCGAAGCGCTGCTTAACGTTATTAAAAACGGCAAAGTCGATGCTCTCGGTCATTTAGGCAACCCTAATTTCAAGTTCGATATCGAAACTGTGCTGCAATGCGCCAAAGAGCATAACGTAGCGATTGAGGTCAATAACTCCTCTTTAACAGGTCGAAGCCGCATCGGTAGTGATGTTCGTTGTGACGAAATTGTCCGAATCGGCAAAGAGATCGGTGTCTATTTCACCACCGGCTCGGATGCTCACTTCTGTGAAGACATTGCCAACCTTGACCATGCAATCACTCTGCTCGATAAATACCAAGTCGAACCAGAGAAGGTGATCACATCCACCACAAGCCGTTTCTTAAATTTCTTACTCTTACGCGGCAAACCACGCATTGTAGAGTTTGAGCACTTATATTCCTAA
- a CDS encoding glutathione synthase yields MKNTPDTLQQIKPLLSQQLIEDVSEWAMMHGVAFKQSDNTARHCPFSIAPTTLERHMYQHLLKVTPLIAKLISAVSEDHDFLQDSLQKMSQADPFFSLLMSMHHQLHGDKNARLPSVRQPLLLMRTDFMDDRELGAKVIEFNGIAAGMAPFGQRATQLHRYIEQQWPTQYQQWSVTSSATPADNFGMEQLALGIATAAKQVKQQFGDQGKPTFLMVVQPNEDNVYDQHLLEVALQNIGIRTVRRTFAQLSRQLSSGDNQRLVLEDVGAIDAVYLRAGYQHSDYCDAEIVEPQCCHTLSQTRVFIEQHYVAMNATISQQLATSKSMQMVLTMMPAEQYLRWGLTFEEAQQIKSVLAEMKPVNLANIEWFNRHADKHQWVLKNQGEGGGHCIFGDEISPKLAQLEQNEYDAWALMQRLYPHERETPTIAIRDAKQTIVTDLISEIGLFTAHYQGKPVTDFSGYAGYLIRSKPASENEGGIHSGKGILDSLMLVD; encoded by the coding sequence ATGAAAAATACCCCTGATACTTTGCAACAGATTAAACCTTTGCTTTCTCAACAGTTGATTGAAGATGTCTCTGAATGGGCAATGATGCATGGCGTCGCGTTTAAACAGTCAGATAATACGGCCAGACACTGTCCATTCAGTATTGCGCCAACCACATTAGAGCGCCATATGTATCAACATTTGCTAAAGGTCACCCCGTTAATTGCTAAGTTGATTAGTGCGGTGTCAGAAGATCATGATTTTTTGCAAGATAGTTTGCAGAAAATGTCGCAAGCCGACCCATTTTTCAGCTTATTGATGTCGATGCATCACCAGTTACATGGCGATAAAAACGCCCGCCTACCGTCAGTGCGACAGCCGTTGCTGTTGATGCGTACGGATTTTATGGATGACAGAGAACTGGGTGCCAAAGTGATTGAGTTTAATGGTATTGCGGCTGGAATGGCCCCTTTTGGCCAGCGTGCGACACAATTGCATCGTTATATTGAACAGCAGTGGCCTACGCAGTATCAACAATGGTCAGTAACATCTTCTGCCACACCCGCTGATAACTTTGGTATGGAGCAGCTTGCCTTGGGCATTGCAACTGCGGCAAAGCAGGTGAAACAGCAGTTTGGTGATCAAGGCAAACCGACATTTTTGATGGTGGTGCAACCGAATGAAGACAACGTCTACGATCAACATTTGCTGGAAGTGGCTTTGCAGAACATTGGCATCAGAACCGTGCGCCGCACCTTTGCTCAATTAAGCCGACAGTTATCAAGTGGTGACAACCAACGGCTAGTCCTTGAGGATGTAGGTGCCATTGATGCGGTTTATTTGCGTGCTGGCTATCAGCATTCGGATTATTGTGACGCTGAGATTGTTGAACCTCAGTGCTGTCATACATTAAGCCAAACCCGAGTGTTTATTGAACAGCATTATGTTGCGATGAACGCCACGATTAGCCAGCAACTGGCAACCAGCAAATCAATGCAAATGGTGTTGACGATGATGCCTGCTGAGCAATATCTACGTTGGGGGTTAACCTTTGAAGAAGCACAACAGATAAAAAGTGTTTTAGCTGAAATGAAACCGGTGAATTTGGCGAATATCGAATGGTTTAACCGCCATGCTGATAAGCATCAGTGGGTGCTAAAAAACCAAGGAGAAGGTGGTGGGCATTGTATCTTTGGCGATGAAATTAGCCCTAAACTTGCCCAGTTAGAACAAAATGAATATGACGCATGGGCATTGATGCAACGTCTCTATCCCCATGAGCGTGAAACACCAACGATTGCGATACGAGATGCCAAGCAAACCATTGTGACTGATTTGATCAGTGAGATTGGGCTATTTACAGCTCATTACCAAGGGAAACCGGTAACTGATTTTTCGGGCTATGCGGGGTATTTGATTCGCAGTAAACCCGCGAGTGAAAACGAAGGGGGTATTCATAGCGGGAAAGGGATTTTGGATTCACTCATGCTGGTGGATTAA
- a CDS encoding methyltransferase domain-containing protein: protein MYRISQLGELVGLSRTTLLYYEKLGLINGKRMDNGYRAYSDMDLQRLRLIQQLQSGGLTLKECKACLEAKVERQILAERLKQLDQEIAQKQQSRDLLAALLGEKPLTDWHEMLDKVAPDAHIDWLIKQGFSETDAQRLRWLSKDMNTHDTYMADFYRIFDVLERRGPGSKADTLTALGKVPIDAKTILEIGCGLGIATRLLAEQSSAQITAIDNDQEAINELQTKFDDYADKVRFECASMTDLPFTEQSFDLIWSEGSAYIMGVNNAFKQWRNLLKDGGVLVVSDLVWATDRPSEASQLFWSSEYPDMTTVSERIAQAKSAGYQVVDTFPISDAAWDEYYRPLAQQVAAVKAEMPNSQAVKAIERELENYAQRNQQFDYQMFILVKA, encoded by the coding sequence ATGTATCGAATTTCCCAACTTGGTGAGTTAGTTGGTTTATCTCGCACCACATTGCTCTACTACGAAAAACTAGGGCTAATTAATGGTAAGCGAATGGACAACGGTTATCGCGCTTATAGTGATATGGACTTACAACGTTTACGTTTGATTCAGCAACTGCAAAGTGGCGGTTTGACGCTCAAAGAGTGTAAAGCTTGCCTTGAAGCGAAAGTTGAGCGTCAGATATTGGCTGAAAGGTTAAAACAGCTCGATCAAGAGATTGCGCAGAAACAACAATCTCGCGATCTGCTGGCGGCGCTATTGGGTGAAAAGCCATTAACCGATTGGCATGAGATGTTAGATAAAGTTGCGCCGGATGCTCACATTGATTGGTTGATCAAGCAAGGGTTCAGCGAGACCGATGCGCAACGTTTACGATGGTTATCCAAAGATATGAATACACATGATACCTATATGGCAGACTTTTATCGCATTTTTGATGTACTTGAAAGACGAGGTCCCGGCTCGAAAGCCGATACGTTGACCGCATTGGGTAAAGTGCCAATTGACGCTAAAACGATTCTAGAGATTGGTTGTGGATTGGGCATTGCCACTCGGTTATTGGCAGAGCAATCCTCAGCTCAAATTACTGCTATCGACAATGATCAAGAGGCGATTAATGAGTTGCAAACCAAGTTTGATGACTATGCTGATAAGGTGAGATTTGAATGTGCCAGCATGACGGATTTACCCTTTACCGAGCAATCATTTGATTTGATCTGGTCAGAGGGTAGCGCATACATCATGGGGGTAAACAACGCCTTTAAGCAGTGGCGAAACTTGCTAAAGGATGGTGGCGTGTTGGTCGTCAGCGACTTGGTTTGGGCGACTGATAGACCCAGCGAAGCCAGTCAACTGTTTTGGTCTAGTGAGTACCCAGATATGACCACGGTGAGTGAGCGCATTGCTCAAGCCAAATCTGCAGGCTATCAAGTGGTTGATACTTTCCCTATTAGCGATGCTGCATGGGATGAATACTATCGACCATTGGCTCAGCAGGTGGCGGCCGTTAAAGCCGAAATGCCTAACTCTCAAGCAGTAAAAGCTATTGAACGTGAGCTAGAGAACTATGCGCAACGTAATCAGCAATTTGATTATCAAATGTTTATTTTAGTGAAAGCTTAA
- a CDS encoding GNAT family N-acetyltransferase, translating to MKYSILDLTQQDEIQDLFRATFGDSEGAQEGEMIGELANQLVVTTDSDEMVIVGASQDDVLLGCVIFTKFHFKDNHTNAYLLSPAAVATATQGQGVGQKLIQFGLDTLKAQGVELVLTYGDPSFYSKVGFTQISEALVKAPLVLSYPHGWLAQMLDGSAVPAIDSETACAPALNEQKYW from the coding sequence ATGAAATACTCTATTTTAGATTTAACGCAACAAGACGAAATTCAAGATTTGTTCCGTGCGACTTTCGGTGATTCTGAAGGCGCGCAAGAAGGGGAGATGATCGGGGAGTTAGCCAATCAACTTGTTGTGACAACAGACAGTGACGAAATGGTGATCGTGGGTGCGAGCCAAGATGATGTTTTGCTTGGTTGTGTTATCTTCACCAAGTTCCACTTTAAAGACAATCACACCAATGCGTACTTGCTATCACCAGCCGCCGTCGCCACTGCGACACAAGGCCAAGGTGTTGGTCAAAAACTAATTCAATTTGGTTTAGATACACTTAAGGCGCAAGGCGTCGAGTTGGTGTTGACCTATGGTGATCCAAGTTTTTACTCAAAAGTTGGCTTTACACAAATTTCAGAAGCACTTGTTAAAGCCCCATTAGTGCTTAGCTATCCGCATGGGTGGTTGGCGCAAATGCTTGATGGCAGCGCGGTACCGGCTATCGACAGTGAAACCGCATGTGCGCCAGCTCTAAATGAGCAAAAATATTGGTAA
- a CDS encoding cytochrome-c peroxidase: MKTIIAVCVMSVLSFGAYAERQSQEPIKIIEPITGLDAKKVELGKTLWFEPRLSASNTISCNSCHNIAKGGVDNLPTSIGHKWAIGPINSPTVFNSDLNFVQFWNGRAKDLQEQAAGPIANPLEMAFTHQLAIDTLQSIPQYRQWFKETYGVDTITIDEVTDAIAVFEQTLRTPNAPFDQWLKGDDSALTVAQVEGYQLFKEKGCTACHAGPLAGGQMYQKMGLVKPFATDNPDIGRKAITGNEFDKFVFKVPTLRNIELTYPYFHDGSVWDLQEAVSMMADLQLGQKLTQEESEKITEFLRSLTGDLPQVTLPHLPPSSNETARPNI; the protein is encoded by the coding sequence ATGAAAACAATCATAGCAGTTTGTGTAATGTCGGTTCTCTCGTTTGGCGCTTATGCTGAGCGTCAATCCCAAGAGCCCATTAAGATTATTGAACCTATCACGGGTTTAGATGCTAAGAAAGTTGAGCTCGGTAAGACCCTATGGTTTGAACCGCGTTTATCGGCATCGAATACCATTTCATGTAACTCTTGCCATAACATCGCCAAAGGCGGGGTAGATAACTTACCCACATCCATTGGTCATAAATGGGCAATTGGTCCGATTAACTCGCCCACCGTGTTTAACTCGGATTTAAACTTTGTCCAATTCTGGAATGGCCGAGCAAAGGATTTGCAAGAGCAAGCAGCAGGTCCAATTGCTAACCCGCTTGAAATGGCATTTACCCACCAATTAGCGATTGATACCTTACAGTCTATCCCTCAATACCGTCAGTGGTTCAAAGAGACTTATGGCGTCGATACCATTACTATTGATGAAGTCACGGATGCGATAGCAGTATTTGAGCAAACCTTACGCACCCCCAACGCGCCATTTGATCAATGGCTTAAAGGGGATGACAGCGCGTTAACCGTTGCTCAAGTTGAAGGTTATCAACTGTTTAAAGAAAAAGGGTGTACAGCGTGTCATGCAGGACCATTAGCGGGTGGTCAAATGTACCAGAAGATGGGGTTAGTGAAGCCGTTTGCGACAGATAACCCTGATATTGGTCGTAAAGCGATTACTGGCAATGAGTTTGATAAGTTCGTGTTTAAAGTGCCAACGCTGCGTAACATTGAGTTGACCTATCCCTACTTCCACGATGGTTCTGTATGGGATCTTCAAGAAGCGGTTTCCATGATGGCAGACTTGCAACTGGGTCAGAAATTGACCCAAGAAGAGTCTGAGAAGATCACGGAATTCTTGCGTTCACTTACGGGTGACTTACCACAAGTGACGCTACCGCATTTACCGCCATCGAGTAATGAGACTGCTCGACCAAACATTTAA
- a CDS encoding ferredoxin reductase family protein codes for MNKLYLYTAALIAACTLIWLQAEPNLFSYTTFMHWRSALIQGTGIISLLLLTLTMLLALRLPLIDKMTAGLDKSYRLHKWLAIYGVIIGAIHWLLAIVPKKLVQYGVLERGSHARPQLDPESLQAMIMSLRGGAKSIGELALYAFVALTLIALFAPIQYKRFKLTHKAMAIAFVVIAYHSVVLIKPAYWSNLITPITILLALVGVACALWSLLGKVGKTRRYQGSVTTLEYDQVNQTYKMRLAVPQWPGHNAGQFAFLTIKGEEPHPFTISSNSSEPFVEFTIKALGDFTTHLHQHVATGDNVEIEGPYGHFEFADNQQQVWVAGGIGIAAFKARLQQLKQQDHTQTVDLYYCTQAPSPQLVAELERLAKQAKVRFHLIDNRTMHFLTIDKIKSQIGSLDNVSVWFCGPTGFGQALKQQLKQHRFNLNHFHHELFNFR; via the coding sequence ATGAACAAACTCTATCTATATACCGCAGCACTGATTGCGGCTTGCACACTTATCTGGCTTCAGGCCGAACCAAACCTTTTTAGCTACACCACGTTTATGCACTGGCGCAGTGCCTTAATCCAAGGTACTGGCATTATTTCATTACTCTTACTCACGCTCACTATGTTACTGGCTTTGCGCCTTCCCTTAATTGACAAGATGACTGCGGGGCTAGATAAGTCGTATCGGCTGCATAAGTGGCTTGCGATCTACGGGGTAATCATTGGGGCGATTCACTGGTTACTCGCCATCGTGCCCAAAAAATTGGTGCAATATGGTGTATTGGAACGCGGCAGCCATGCGCGTCCCCAACTCGATCCTGAGTCACTGCAAGCAATGATTATGAGCCTAAGGGGCGGTGCAAAGTCGATCGGTGAACTGGCTCTATACGCCTTTGTTGCGCTCACTCTTATCGCACTGTTTGCGCCTATCCAATACAAACGCTTCAAGCTAACCCATAAAGCCATGGCGATTGCTTTCGTCGTCATTGCTTACCATTCAGTGGTATTGATAAAACCAGCGTATTGGTCCAACTTAATCACGCCGATTACCATTTTACTTGCGTTGGTAGGGGTTGCTTGTGCGCTATGGAGCTTGCTGGGTAAAGTGGGGAAAACTCGCCGCTATCAAGGGAGTGTAACAACACTCGAATACGATCAAGTTAACCAAACCTATAAAATGCGCCTCGCCGTACCTCAATGGCCTGGGCATAATGCCGGACAATTTGCTTTTTTAACCATCAAAGGCGAAGAACCGCATCCATTTACCATCAGCTCCAACAGTAGTGAACCGTTTGTTGAGTTTACTATCAAAGCTCTAGGGGATTTTACCACTCATCTGCACCAACATGTCGCCACAGGTGATAACGTTGAAATTGAAGGGCCTTATGGTCACTTTGAATTTGCGGATAACCAACAGCAAGTATGGGTAGCAGGTGGAATTGGTATTGCGGCATTTAAAGCTCGACTGCAGCAACTCAAACAGCAAGATCATACTCAAACTGTCGATCTTTATTACTGTACACAAGCGCCTTCACCGCAGTTGGTCGCCGAGTTAGAGCGACTGGCAAAGCAAGCTAAGGTGCGTTTTCATCTGATAGATAATCGAACCATGCACTTTTTAACTATCGACAAAATCAAAAGCCAAATTGGAAGCCTAGATAATGTTAGCGTATGGTTTTGTGGCCCAACTGGATTTGGTCAAGCGCTAAAGCAGCAGTTGAAACAGCACCGATTCAATTTGAACCATTTTCATCACGAGTTGTTCAATTTTAGATAG
- a CDS encoding autoinducer 2 ABC transporter substrate-binding protein, producing MKKVLLKAAALTLALSAAGVHAKDYEIVNVVKVSGIPWFNQMNKGIEQAATDFGVNARQLGPSTPDPAQQVKIIEDLIAKGVDAITVVPNDVTVLEPVFKKAREKGIIVLTHESPDGHGADWDIETIDNQAYAKATMDELAKNMGEKGGYAVYVGSLTVPLHNNWANLAIDYQKKTYPEMYEVTSRMPVAESIDQSYAATNDLMKAHADMAGIVSYGSLGGIGAGEAIKKKRAKDKISVVGIMMPSQAAPYLMRGEIDKGFLWNPADAGYAMVAVAKQMLEGKDVAQGVKVAGLGDAEIDTQNRVIKFNKILEVDKTNAKALGF from the coding sequence ATGAAAAAGGTCTTACTGAAAGCTGCAGCACTGACATTAGCGTTAAGCGCTGCCGGTGTCCACGCCAAAGATTACGAGATCGTCAACGTAGTTAAAGTATCTGGTATTCCATGGTTCAACCAAATGAATAAAGGTATTGAGCAAGCCGCGACAGATTTCGGTGTTAATGCGCGTCAGCTTGGTCCTTCAACGCCAGACCCTGCGCAGCAAGTTAAAATTATTGAAGACTTAATCGCTAAAGGTGTGGATGCGATAACAGTAGTACCAAACGATGTAACGGTTCTTGAGCCTGTGTTTAAGAAAGCTCGCGAGAAAGGCATCATCGTATTGACCCACGAATCACCAGACGGTCATGGTGCAGATTGGGATATCGAGACCATCGATAACCAAGCTTATGCTAAAGCAACCATGGATGAGCTGGCGAAAAATATGGGCGAGAAAGGCGGATACGCAGTATACGTTGGTTCTCTTACGGTTCCGCTGCACAACAACTGGGCGAACCTAGCTATCGATTACCAAAAGAAAACGTACCCAGAGATGTACGAAGTTACTAGCCGTATGCCTGTCGCAGAGAGTATTGACCAGTCTTACGCAGCAACCAACGATCTAATGAAAGCTCATGCTGATATGGCCGGTATCGTCTCTTATGGTTCACTAGGTGGTATTGGTGCTGGTGAAGCGATTAAGAAAAAACGCGCCAAAGATAAGATCAGTGTGGTCGGCATCATGATGCCAAGCCAAGCTGCACCTTACCTAATGCGTGGTGAAATTGACAAAGGCTTCCTATGGAACCCTGCAGATGCAGGTTATGCAATGGTCGCGGTTGCTAAGCAGATGCTGGAAGGCAAAGATGTGGCGCAAGGTGTGAAAGTAGCAGGTCTTGGCGATGCAGAGATCGACACTCAAAACCGTGTTATCAAGTTCAATAAGATCCTAGAAGTAGATAAAACCAATGCAAAAGCGCTAGGTTTCTAA